One Entelurus aequoreus isolate RoL-2023_Sb linkage group LG09, RoL_Eaeq_v1.1, whole genome shotgun sequence genomic window carries:
- the LOC133656783 gene encoding piggyBac transposable element-derived protein 4-like, which translates to MMPNHKTFSVQEVLDQVFSEEVDIEENVSEIEDNVVEDPDYGASSSDEDETLDAEVPVNTGTPADIFLSKNGKLSWSPAPRQRQGRLSAGNVIKMVPGPTRYAISRVQDIKSAFELLMTPSIENHVLLMTNLEGSRVFGDSWKPIDAIDLQAYIGLLILGGVYKSKGEAAESLWNKETGRAIFPATMSLKKFHIMSRVLRFDDREKRQGRREHDKLAAIRDVWDKWVQQLPLLYNPGPHVTVDECLVAFRGRCPFRQYIPSKPAKYGIKIWAACDAQSSYAWNMQVYTGKAPGEAPEKNQGMRVVLDMAEGLEGHNITCDNFFTSYALGEELAKRKVTMLGTVRKNKPELPSELVAIKNRQATSSVFAFTENATAVSYCPKKGKNVVLMSTMHKDAQLSTREDKKPQMVLDYNATKGGVDNLDKVTGTYSCRRMTARWPLVVFFNIIDVSAYNAFVLWREISEGWNSEKLYRRRLFLEQLGYALVQPQIARRVVLPRASAAAVVIVEDVQREAHTSNPPVARGQKRGRCQICSTRNDNKTTNTCGGCGKYICKEHIRCGSCAQ; encoded by the coding sequence ATGATGCCAAACCACAAGACGTTCTCTGTCCAGGAGGTTTTGGATCAGGTTTTTAGTGAAGAGGTAGACATAGAGGAAAATGTGTCTGAAATCGAAGACAATGTTGTGGAAGACCCTGATTATGGGGCATCGTCCTCTGATGAGGAtgagacccttgatgctgaagttCCTGTCAACACTGGAACACCAGCAGACATTTTCCTGTCCAAAAATGGAAAGTTGTCGTGGTCCCCTGCCCCACGTCAACGGCAGGGTAGACTTAGCGCtggtaatgtcatcaaaatggttcCAGGCCCAACCCGATATGCGATTAGCCGTGTCCAAGACATAAAATCTGCATTTGAGCTCCTCATGACACCATCAATTGAGAACCATGTACTCTTGATGACCAATTTAGAGGGGAGTCGTGTGTTTGGGGACAGTTGGAAGCCGATCGATGCAATTGACTTGCAGGCATACATCGGGTTGCTCATTTTGGGGGGCGTGTACAAGTCCAAAGGCGAGGCAGCAGAAAGCCTGTGGAATAAAGAGACTGGAAGGGCCATCTTCCCAGCCACCATGTCTCTGAAGAAATTCCATATTATGTCTCGTGTCCTACGGTTCGATGACAGAGAGAAAAGACAGGGCCGGAGAGAACATGACAAGCTGGCAGCTATCCGGGATGTATGGGACAAGTGGGTTCAGCAACTGCCATTGCTTTACAACCCAGGCCCCCATGTGACTGTGGATGAATGTCTGGTGGCGTTTCGTGGCCGCTGTCCATTTAGACAGTACATCCCGAGTAAACCAGCCAAATACGGCATTAAAATATGGGCAGCATGTGATGCCCAGTCGAGCTATGCCTGGAATATGCAGGTCTACACCGGCAAAGCCCCTGGGGAAGCACCTGAAAAAAATCAGGGCATGAGGGTTGTCCTGGACATGGCTGAGGGACTGGAGGGGCACAATATAACGTGCGACAACTTCTTCACCTCCTATGCCCTTGGTGAAGAACTCGCAAAGCGGAAAGTCACCATGCTGGGGACAGTCCGCAAGAACAAGCCAGAGCTTCCCTCTGAGCTTGTTGCAATCAAGAACAGACAGGCTACATCCTCAGTGTttgccttcactgagaacgccaCAGCTGTTTCGTATTGCCCCAAGAAAGGGAAGAACGTTGTGCTCATGAGTACGATGCACAAGGATGCCCAGCTCAGCACCAGGGAGGACAAGAAGCCACAAATGGTGTTGGACTACAATGCCACAAAGGGTGGTGTTGACAACCTGGATAAAGTCACAGGCACGTACAGCTGCCGACGCATGACTGCACGATGGCCCCTTGTTGTATTCTTCAACATCATCGATGTGAGTGCCTACAACGCTTTTGTGCTTTGGAGGGAGATCAGTGAAGGCTGGAACAGCGAAAAGCTGTACCGGAGGAGGCTGTTCCTGGAACAGCTGGGGTACGCGCTGGTGCAACCCCAAATTGCACGAAGAGTTGTCCTACCAAGAGCCTCAGCGGCTGCTGTGGTGATAGTGGAGGATGTTCAGAGGGAGGCACACACCTCCAATCCTCCAGTGGCCAGAGGGCAAAAACGAGGCAGGTGCCAGATCTGTTCCACTAGGAACGATAACAAGACAACTAATACATGTGGGGGATGTGGCAAATACATCTGCAAGGAGCACATCCGTTGTGGATCATGTGCCCAGTAG